From the Serratia nematodiphila DZ0503SBS1 genome, one window contains:
- a CDS encoding PLP-dependent aminotransferase family protein, with protein sequence MTRYEQLAQQIREQIQNRVWRAGDKLPSLRESGKRAGLSLMTVVQSYQLLESQGWIVARPQSGYYVAARPQPLPQPSRGEKLLLSEQVDINAFIFDVLQACKDPDIVPFGSAFPDATLFAQPKLARALSSVARKFTPHSSLANLPPGNDALRRHIAQRYALSGMQVAPDEIVITAGAMESLSLSLQAVTQPGDYVAIESPAFYGALQALERLRLKAVAIATHPQDGIDLDALQQAVEQYPIKACWLMTHFQNPQGATLPEANKQRLVALLRERLISLIEDDVYGELYFSAERPLPAKALDSGGQILHCSSFSKCLAPGFRVGWVAAGRYAQQIQRLQLMSTVSTSVPTQMALADYLLHGGYDTHLRRLRRLLAQRQSAMRQAIAHHFPPTVKVSQPDGGYFLWLELDPALSSMELYRRALSRGISIAPGRMFTTGDHFNHCFRLNASFEWNDRFEEAIKTLAKLIRGLAAAG encoded by the coding sequence ATGACCCGATACGAGCAGCTTGCGCAACAGATTAGAGAACAGATCCAGAACCGGGTGTGGCGGGCGGGCGACAAGCTGCCTTCGCTGCGCGAGAGTGGCAAACGAGCCGGATTAAGCCTGATGACGGTGGTGCAGTCTTACCAACTGCTGGAGAGCCAGGGGTGGATCGTCGCCCGGCCGCAGTCGGGTTACTACGTGGCGGCGCGTCCGCAGCCGCTGCCTCAGCCTTCGCGCGGCGAAAAACTGTTGCTGAGCGAGCAGGTGGACATCAACGCCTTTATTTTTGACGTGCTGCAGGCCTGCAAGGATCCGGACATCGTGCCTTTCGGTTCGGCCTTTCCCGACGCCACGCTGTTCGCCCAGCCGAAGCTGGCGCGGGCGCTGAGCAGCGTAGCGCGCAAGTTCACGCCGCACAGTTCGCTGGCCAACCTGCCGCCGGGCAACGACGCGCTGCGGCGGCACATTGCCCAACGTTATGCGCTGAGCGGCATGCAGGTTGCGCCGGACGAAATCGTTATCACCGCCGGGGCGATGGAGTCGCTCAGCCTCAGCCTGCAGGCGGTGACCCAACCGGGCGACTATGTGGCGATCGAGTCGCCGGCGTTTTACGGCGCGCTGCAGGCGCTGGAACGGCTGCGGCTGAAGGCGGTGGCGATCGCCACCCATCCGCAGGACGGCATCGATCTGGACGCGTTGCAACAGGCGGTGGAGCAGTATCCGATCAAAGCCTGCTGGCTGATGACCCACTTCCAGAACCCGCAGGGCGCCACCCTGCCGGAGGCCAACAAACAGCGTCTGGTGGCGCTGCTGCGCGAGCGGCTGATCTCGCTGATCGAAGACGATGTCTACGGCGAGCTGTACTTCAGCGCCGAACGGCCGCTGCCGGCCAAGGCGCTCGACAGCGGCGGCCAGATCCTGCACTGCTCGTCGTTTTCCAAATGCCTGGCGCCGGGCTTTCGCGTCGGCTGGGTGGCGGCGGGGCGTTATGCGCAGCAGATCCAGCGTTTGCAGCTGATGAGCACCGTTTCCACCAGCGTGCCGACCCAGATGGCGCTGGCGGATTATCTGCTGCACGGCGGTTACGACACCCACCTGCGGCGGTTGCGCCGCCTGCTGGCCCAGCGCCAAAGCGCGATGCGTCAGGCGATTGCCCACCATTTCCCGCCGACGGTGAAGGTCAGCCAGCCCGACGGCGGTTACTTCCTGTGGCTGGAGCTGGATCCGGCGCTGTCGTCGATGGAGCTGTACCGGCGGGCCCTTTCCCGGGGTATCAGTATCGCGCCGGGGCGCATGTTTACCACCGGCGACCATTTCAACCACTGCTTCCGTCTCAACGCCTCTTTTGAATGGAATGATCGCTTTGAAGAGGCGATCAAAACCTTAGCCAAACTTATCCGGGGGCTGGCGGCGGCCGGTTGA
- a CDS encoding ABC transporter substrate-binding protein: MRYRLTPLALICALGLSAGAQAETLAEGITPASDASRVPAAAKLRKDTVVAGISEPQGIFNPYLFTNGWDENVTDVIFSRLIGLDSQGKPEGRLAESWQVSPDNLTYTIKLRPNLVYSDGSPLKADDIAFTLTLLHDPAYDGDTDITPAHIQGGAEYKNGTAAGISGLKVIDDRTIQIVTTQPGATTLQLIGGPVLSRAYYGKDYQRGKLDGVRALNGKPLGNGPYIYDKYVPGQEIRFHANPNFYLGTPPMARFIYRVTNPATNFQLFQTGETDYDAFTAKPDDIEQLKLLGFANINLYSSSDYSRIDFNLKRPALQDKRVRQALIYGLNRQKLIAVVYQGYGKVANQPISPISWAYDANGINPYAYDLDKAKKLLDEAGWQVGADGIRQKDGKKLELTLLVTKKLINDALVPIAKDNYRRLGVVLKPQVLDFNALLAQRKAGNYDLASLSTSTLNDPHDGVRDFISRESETGYHNPQVDGLIAKANATLDIAQRKPLYHQLYQALADDPPVILLGNREILSASSARVTGFKPDIYNGLVGSLPNVKPAP; encoded by the coding sequence TTGCGTTATCGGTTGACGCCGCTGGCGTTGATCTGCGCGCTGGGATTGAGCGCCGGCGCGCAGGCGGAAACGCTGGCCGAAGGCATCACGCCGGCCAGCGACGCCAGCCGGGTGCCGGCCGCCGCCAAGCTGCGCAAAGACACCGTGGTGGCGGGCATCTCGGAACCGCAGGGGATTTTCAACCCGTATCTGTTCACCAACGGCTGGGACGAGAACGTGACCGACGTGATCTTCAGCCGCCTGATCGGCCTGGACAGCCAGGGCAAGCCGGAAGGGCGTCTGGCGGAGTCCTGGCAGGTCAGCCCCGATAATCTGACCTACACCATCAAGCTGCGGCCGAATCTGGTCTACAGCGACGGCTCGCCGCTGAAGGCCGACGATATCGCCTTTACCCTGACGCTGTTGCACGATCCGGCCTATGACGGCGACACTGACATCACGCCGGCGCACATTCAGGGCGGCGCCGAGTATAAAAACGGCACCGCCGCCGGCATCAGCGGCCTGAAGGTGATCGACGATCGCACCATTCAGATCGTCACCACGCAACCGGGCGCCACCACGCTGCAACTGATCGGCGGCCCGGTGCTGTCGCGGGCTTACTACGGCAAAGACTATCAGCGGGGCAAGCTCGACGGCGTGCGCGCCTTGAACGGCAAACCGCTCGGCAACGGCCCCTATATTTACGACAAGTACGTGCCGGGGCAGGAGATCCGCTTCCACGCCAACCCGAACTTCTACCTCGGTACGCCGCCGATGGCGCGCTTTATCTACCGCGTCACCAACCCGGCCACCAACTTCCAGCTGTTCCAGACCGGTGAGACCGACTACGACGCCTTTACCGCCAAGCCGGACGATATCGAACAGCTCAAGCTGCTCGGCTTCGCCAATATCAACCTTTACAGCTCAAGCGATTACAGCCGCATCGACTTCAACCTCAAGCGCCCGGCGCTGCAGGACAAACGGGTGCGCCAGGCGCTGATTTACGGCCTGAATCGGCAAAAGCTGATCGCCGTGGTGTATCAGGGTTACGGCAAAGTCGCCAACCAGCCGATTTCGCCGATCTCCTGGGCCTATGACGCGAACGGCATCAATCCTTACGCTTACGATCTCGATAAGGCCAAAAAGCTGTTGGACGAGGCCGGTTGGCAGGTGGGCGCTGACGGCATCCGGCAGAAAGACGGTAAAAAGCTGGAGCTGACGCTGCTGGTGACCAAAAAGCTGATCAACGACGCGCTGGTGCCGATCGCCAAGGATAACTACCGCCGGCTCGGCGTGGTGCTGAAACCGCAGGTATTGGATTTCAACGCGCTGCTGGCGCAGCGCAAGGCGGGCAATTACGACCTGGCGTCTCTCAGCACCAGCACGCTGAACGATCCGCACGACGGCGTACGCGATTTCATCAGCCGCGAGAGCGAGACCGGCTATCACAACCCTCAGGTGGACGGGCTGATCGCCAAAGCCAATGCCACGCTGGATATCGCGCAGCGTAAGCCGCTGTACCATCAGCTGTATCAGGCGCTGGCGGACGATCCGCCGGTGATCCTGCTCGGCAACCGCGAGATTTTGAGCGCCAGCAGCGCGCGCGTCACCGGCTTTAAACCGGATATCTACAACGGATTGGTCGGCAGCCTGCCGAACGTCAAACCGGCGCCGTAA
- a CDS encoding ABC transporter permease, with protein MRNFILRRLLQTIPMLLLASLLIFCIFALAPGDFIDGNINLTAQRAAELRALYGLDQPLFSRYLHWLGRLLQGDLGFSLQYQIPVSTLLNQYIWNSFLLAAVAMVLYWGIALAVGVISAMKPYSLFDHLITVAVFAAMSFPTFFLCLLLIKWFAVDLHWLPAGGMLRTGSEASGLAWALEVAAHLLLPVLALVMLQAGSLTRYFRASMLEVIRMDYIRTARAKGLREKTVILKHALRNALLPIITLLGFELPGLFSGALITEKIFNWPGAGHIHIDSLAARDYPVLMGFTLFLAALTILGNLLADILYAYADPRIRLR; from the coding sequence ATGAGAAATTTTATCCTGCGCCGCCTGCTGCAGACGATCCCGATGCTGCTGTTGGCTTCCTTGCTGATTTTTTGCATTTTCGCCCTGGCGCCCGGCGATTTTATCGACGGCAACATCAATCTGACCGCGCAACGCGCCGCCGAGCTGCGGGCGCTGTACGGGCTGGATCAGCCGTTGTTCAGCCGCTATCTGCACTGGCTTGGCCGGCTGCTGCAGGGCGACCTCGGCTTTTCACTGCAGTACCAGATCCCGGTCAGCACGCTGCTGAACCAATACATCTGGAATTCGTTCCTGCTGGCGGCGGTGGCGATGGTGTTGTATTGGGGCATCGCGCTGGCGGTGGGGGTGATCTCGGCGATGAAACCCTATTCGCTGTTCGATCATCTGATCACCGTGGCGGTGTTCGCCGCCATGTCGTTTCCGACGTTCTTCCTGTGCCTGTTGCTGATCAAATGGTTCGCCGTCGATCTGCACTGGCTGCCGGCGGGCGGCATGCTGCGCACCGGCAGCGAGGCGAGCGGGCTGGCCTGGGCGCTGGAGGTGGCGGCGCACCTGCTGTTGCCGGTGCTGGCGCTGGTGATGTTGCAGGCCGGCAGCCTGACGCGCTATTTCCGCGCCAGCATGCTGGAGGTGATCCGCATGGACTATATTCGCACCGCGCGCGCCAAAGGGCTCAGGGAGAAAACGGTGATCCTCAAACACGCGCTGCGCAATGCGCTATTGCCGATCATCACCCTGCTGGGGTTCGAGCTGCCGGGATTGTTCTCCGGCGCGCTGATCACCGAAAAAATCTTCAACTGGCCGGGCGCCGGACACATCCATATCGATTCGCTGGCGGCGCGTGATTACCCGGTATTGATGGGGTTCACGCTGTTTCTGGCCGCCTTGACCATTCTCGGCAATCTGCTGGCGGACATTCTGTACGCCTACGCCGATCCACGCATTCGCTTGAGGTAA
- the opp4C gene encoding oligopeptide ABC transporter permease: protein MLATLFFGRRRRWRQAQLPALAQLSPPPAAQAWRRLRRHRPAMISLALLVLLALLCLIGPSLSPWRDDAGDVLNINQAPSGAHWLGTDFLGRDICTRLLLAGRISLTIGLVSMLLSVTLGYVLGALSGYLGGVADRLIMRFADLLMTIPGLPLLIIMGAMLTELDVSPDYRIYMVMIMLSLLGWPSLARLVRGQILSLRERDFMLATEVLGLSTRRRLFGHLLPNTVPILVVVATMAVANAILSESALSYLGLGVVPPTPSWGNMMDAANSLIDFQRRPWLWMPPGLAIFVTVVAINILGDGLRDALDPKMNGVTR, encoded by the coding sequence ATGTTGGCTACGTTGTTTTTCGGCCGCCGTCGCCGCTGGCGCCAGGCGCAACTGCCGGCGCTGGCGCAACTGTCGCCACCGCCCGCGGCGCAGGCCTGGCGGCGGCTGCGCCGCCACCGGCCGGCGATGATTTCGCTGGCGTTGCTGGTGCTGTTGGCGTTGCTGTGCCTGATTGGGCCGTCGTTGTCGCCGTGGCGCGACGATGCCGGCGATGTGCTGAATATCAATCAGGCGCCGAGCGGCGCGCACTGGTTGGGCACCGACTTTCTCGGCCGCGATATCTGCACCCGGCTGCTGCTGGCGGGGCGGATATCGCTGACCATCGGCCTGGTGTCGATGTTGCTGTCGGTGACGCTGGGCTACGTGCTGGGGGCGCTTTCCGGTTATCTGGGCGGCGTGGCGGACCGGCTGATCATGCGCTTCGCCGATCTGCTGATGACCATTCCCGGCCTGCCGCTGTTGATCATCATGGGCGCGATGCTGACCGAACTCGACGTGTCGCCGGACTACCGCATCTACATGGTGATGATCATGCTTAGCCTGTTGGGATGGCCGTCATTGGCGCGGCTGGTGCGCGGCCAGATCCTGTCGCTGCGCGAGCGGGATTTCATGCTGGCCACCGAGGTGCTGGGTCTCTCCACTCGGCGACGCCTCTTCGGCCATCTGCTGCCCAACACCGTACCGATTCTGGTGGTGGTGGCTACCATGGCGGTGGCCAACGCCATTCTCAGCGAATCGGCGCTGAGTTACCTCGGGCTGGGCGTGGTGCCGCCGACGCCGTCGTGGGGCAACATGATGGACGCCGCCAACAGCCTGATCGACTTTCAGCGCCGGCCCTGGCTGTGGATGCCGCCCGGGCTGGCGATCTTCGTCACCGTGGTGGCGATCAATATCCTGGGCGACGGCCTGCGGGACGCGCTCGATCCGAAAATGAACGGAGTAACACGATGA
- a CDS encoding ABC transporter ATP-binding protein codes for MSQPLVAFDRLSVSFQGEQGPVRAVQQVSLELQAGQTLGIVGESGCGKSVTAMALMGLLPQPLAQVDGGEIRFEGQNLLSLRAAQMADLRGNRLAMIFQEPMSALNPVLTLGEQLLEPLIRHLALSPKAAWRQAVQLLEEVGLARAEALMRCYPHQLSGGMLQRVMIAMAIGCRPALLIADEPTTALDVTVQAQILALLREQSRRHNMAMILITHDLGVIAQMADRLAVMYAGRVVEQGTTREVLAEPRHPYTQGLIASRPVPGQRRRRLYSIPGQVPDLARLPEHCAFAERCAQATARCRDGIPPLYGTQQRQSACFLNAGGRLHVD; via the coding sequence ATGAGTCAACCTCTGGTGGCGTTCGACCGACTGTCGGTGTCGTTTCAGGGCGAGCAGGGGCCGGTGCGGGCGGTGCAGCAGGTCAGCCTGGAACTGCAGGCCGGGCAAACGCTGGGGATCGTCGGCGAATCGGGCTGCGGCAAAAGCGTGACCGCCATGGCGCTGATGGGGCTGTTGCCGCAGCCGCTGGCGCAGGTAGACGGCGGTGAGATTCGTTTTGAAGGGCAAAACCTGCTGTCGCTGCGGGCGGCGCAAATGGCAGATTTGCGCGGCAACCGGCTGGCGATGATCTTTCAGGAGCCGATGAGCGCGCTCAATCCGGTGCTGACGCTCGGCGAACAGCTGCTGGAGCCGCTGATTCGTCATCTGGCCCTGTCGCCAAAAGCGGCCTGGCGTCAGGCGGTGCAACTGCTGGAGGAAGTGGGGTTGGCGCGCGCGGAGGCGCTGATGCGCTGCTACCCGCACCAGCTTTCCGGCGGCATGCTGCAGCGCGTGATGATCGCCATGGCGATAGGGTGCCGGCCGGCGCTGCTGATCGCCGATGAACCGACCACGGCGCTCGACGTCACGGTACAGGCGCAAATCCTAGCGTTGCTGCGCGAGCAGAGCCGGCGACACAATATGGCGATGATCTTGATCACCCACGATCTTGGGGTGATCGCACAAATGGCGGATCGGCTGGCGGTGATGTACGCCGGGCGCGTCGTCGAGCAGGGAACGACGCGGGAAGTGCTGGCCGAACCGCGGCACCCTTATACTCAGGGGCTGATCGCCTCGCGGCCGGTGCCGGGGCAGCGGCGTCGCCGTTTGTACTCCATTCCCGGCCAGGTGCCGGATCTGGCGCGGCTGCCTGAACACTGTGCGTTTGCCGAGCGTTGCGCGCAGGCCACCGCGCGCTGCCGCGACGGCATCCCGCCGTTGTACGGGACTCAGCAGCGCCAATCCGCCTGCTTCCTCAACGCCGGAGGGCGCCTGCATGTCGACTGA
- a CDS encoding ABC transporter ATP-binding protein — translation MSTEPLVEVKGLKKYFPLRDGLFGRTTGQLKAVDDVSFSIRKGRVFGLVGESGSGKTTVGRTLLGLHDKTAGEVMFKGQALDSLSKDALRALRPKMQLVFQDPYSSLNPRLRVGDAIGEALLQHGLASKAELRERVLDTLAICGLSPQHYGRFPHEFSGGQRQRVGIARALILQPEFIVADEPISALDVSIQAQIINLFSDLQERQGVTLLFISHDLGVVEHLCQDVAVMYLGQIVESADRDSLFRQPLHPYTQALLAAVPTLDAHRSPAWVAGGEAPNPANPPRGCRFHPRCPLATAQCREQAPHLRSVAPGHQVACHLVG, via the coding sequence ATGTCGACTGAACCCCTGGTGGAAGTGAAAGGATTAAAGAAATATTTCCCGCTGCGCGACGGGCTGTTCGGGCGAACCACCGGCCAACTGAAGGCGGTGGACGACGTCAGCTTCAGCATTCGCAAGGGCCGCGTTTTCGGGCTGGTGGGCGAGTCCGGCAGCGGCAAAACCACAGTCGGCCGCACGCTGCTCGGCCTGCACGATAAAACCGCCGGTGAGGTGATGTTCAAAGGGCAGGCGCTGGATAGCCTCAGCAAAGACGCGCTGCGCGCCCTGCGGCCGAAAATGCAGCTGGTGTTTCAGGATCCGTACAGCTCGCTGAATCCGCGTCTGCGCGTGGGCGACGCCATCGGCGAAGCGCTGTTGCAGCATGGCCTGGCAAGCAAGGCGGAACTGCGCGAACGGGTGCTCGATACCCTGGCGATCTGCGGGCTGTCGCCGCAGCATTACGGGCGGTTTCCACATGAGTTTTCCGGCGGCCAGCGTCAGCGCGTCGGCATCGCGCGCGCGCTGATCCTGCAACCGGAATTTATCGTCGCCGATGAACCGATATCGGCGCTCGACGTGTCGATTCAGGCGCAGATCATCAATCTGTTTTCCGATTTGCAGGAAAGGCAGGGGGTGACGCTGCTGTTTATTTCGCACGATCTCGGCGTGGTGGAGCATCTGTGCCAGGACGTGGCGGTGATGTATCTGGGGCAGATCGTCGAGAGCGCCGACCGCGATTCGCTGTTTCGCCAACCGCTGCATCCCTACACGCAGGCCTTGTTGGCGGCGGTGCCGACGCTGGATGCGCACCGTTCGCCGGCGTGGGTGGCCGGGGGAGAAGCGCCCAATCCCGCCAACCCGCCGCGCGGCTGCCGTTTCCATCCCCGCTGTCCGCTGGCCACGGCGCAATGCCGTGAACAGGCGCCGCATCTGCGCAGCGTGGCGCCCGGTCATCAGGTGGCTTGCCACCTGGTCGGTTAG
- a CDS encoding alpha/beta hydrolase yields MPKKTVDLSQPHAQHDIRAFLDALNAGGGKPMEQMKPKEARKVLEDVQRSVEVPLREVEISEKTIHVEGQDILLQLVRPARVKEKLPVFMFFHGGGWVLGDFPTHERLVRDLVYSSGAAAVFVNYPRSPEAHYPQAINLAYAATEWVAEYGEKINVDGSRLAVVGNSVGGNMAAVVSLMAKEKGIPALRCQILLWPVTHAHFDTDSYHQLAEGHFLTRNMMKWFWDSYAPDKAQRKEIYASPLNATPEQLRGLPPALVQIAELDVLRDEGEAYARLLDAAGVEVTATRYNGLIHDYGLLNPLAHVPAVHSAIHQAGRALKHYLS; encoded by the coding sequence ATGCCCAAGAAAACCGTCGATCTCAGCCAGCCGCACGCCCAACACGACATCCGCGCGTTTCTCGACGCGCTGAATGCCGGTGGCGGTAAACCCATGGAGCAGATGAAGCCCAAAGAAGCGCGCAAGGTTTTGGAGGACGTGCAACGCAGCGTCGAGGTGCCGCTGCGCGAGGTGGAAATCAGCGAGAAAACCATCCACGTTGAGGGCCAGGATATTCTGCTGCAGTTGGTGCGGCCGGCCAGGGTCAAAGAGAAGCTGCCGGTATTCATGTTCTTTCACGGTGGCGGTTGGGTGCTGGGCGATTTTCCCACCCATGAACGGCTGGTGCGCGATCTGGTTTACAGCTCCGGCGCGGCGGCGGTATTCGTCAACTACCCACGCTCCCCGGAAGCGCATTATCCTCAGGCGATCAATCTGGCCTACGCCGCCACGGAATGGGTGGCCGAGTACGGCGAAAAAATCAACGTCGACGGTTCACGGCTGGCGGTGGTCGGCAACAGCGTCGGCGGCAATATGGCAGCGGTGGTCAGCCTGATGGCCAAAGAGAAAGGCATACCGGCATTGCGTTGCCAGATCCTGCTGTGGCCCGTCACGCACGCCCACTTTGATACCGATTCCTATCATCAGTTAGCCGAAGGCCATTTCCTGACCCGCAACATGATGAAGTGGTTTTGGGACAGCTATGCGCCCGATAAGGCGCAGCGCAAAGAGATCTACGCCTCGCCGCTCAACGCCACGCCGGAACAGCTGCGGGGCTTGCCGCCGGCGCTGGTGCAAATCGCTGAGCTGGACGTGCTGCGCGATGAGGGCGAAGCCTACGCGCGTCTGCTTGACGCCGCCGGCGTCGAGGTCACCGCCACCCGCTACAACGGCCTGATCCACGACTACGGCCTGTTGAACCCGCTCGCCCACGTCCCGGCGGTGCATTCGGCAATCCACCAGGCCGGGCGCGCGTTGAAGCACTACCTGTCCTGA
- a CDS encoding aspartate aminotransferase family protein has protein sequence MEQPIAVTRQSFDDWMVPVYAPADFILVRGEGSQVWDQQGKSYIDFAGGIAVNALGHAHPAVKAALVEQAGKLWHLGNGYTNEPVLRLAKKLIDATFADKVFFCNSGAEANEAALKLARKHAHDQHGAGKDQIVAFNNAFHGRTLFTVSAGGQPKYSQDFAPLPGGITHTPYNDLAAAAELINDRTCAVIVEPIQGEGGVLPAEASFLQGLRELCDRHNALLIFDEVQTGVGRTGHLYAYMQYGVVPDVLTTAKALGGGFPIGAMLTTDALAKTLGVGTHGTTYGGNPLATAVAGEVFSIINTPEVLEGVKQRHQWFIDGLNDINRQYPIFAEIRGGGLLIGCQLKKDYAGKAKQITQLANEEGVIALIAGPDVVRFTPSLIIPEQDVKEGLARFARAVARICS, from the coding sequence ATGGAACAGCCAATCGCAGTTACCCGCCAGTCTTTCGATGACTGGATGGTCCCGGTTTATGCCCCTGCCGATTTTATTCTGGTGCGTGGCGAAGGATCGCAGGTGTGGGATCAGCAGGGTAAGTCTTACATCGATTTCGCCGGCGGCATCGCGGTTAACGCGCTGGGCCATGCGCACCCGGCGGTCAAGGCGGCGCTGGTGGAACAGGCGGGCAAACTGTGGCATCTGGGCAATGGCTATACCAACGAACCGGTACTGCGTCTGGCCAAAAAACTGATCGACGCCACGTTCGCCGACAAGGTGTTCTTCTGTAATTCGGGTGCAGAAGCCAACGAGGCGGCGCTGAAACTGGCGCGTAAGCACGCGCACGATCAGCACGGCGCCGGTAAAGATCAGATTGTGGCGTTCAACAACGCGTTCCACGGCCGCACGCTGTTCACCGTCTCCGCCGGCGGCCAGCCGAAATATTCGCAGGATTTTGCGCCGCTGCCGGGCGGCATCACCCATACGCCGTATAACGATCTGGCCGCAGCGGCCGAGCTTATCAACGATCGCACCTGCGCGGTGATCGTCGAGCCTATTCAGGGTGAGGGCGGCGTGCTGCCGGCGGAGGCCAGTTTCCTGCAGGGGCTGCGTGAACTGTGCGATCGTCACAACGCGCTGCTGATCTTCGACGAAGTACAGACCGGCGTCGGCCGCACCGGCCATCTGTATGCCTACATGCAGTACGGCGTGGTGCCGGACGTGCTGACCACCGCCAAAGCGCTGGGCGGCGGCTTCCCGATCGGCGCGATGCTGACCACCGATGCGCTGGCGAAAACGCTGGGCGTCGGCACCCACGGCACCACCTACGGCGGCAACCCGCTGGCGACGGCGGTGGCGGGGGAAGTGTTCTCCATCATCAACACGCCGGAAGTGCTGGAAGGCGTCAAACAACGTCACCAGTGGTTCATCGACGGGTTGAACGATATCAACCGTCAGTACCCGATCTTCGCCGAGATCCGCGGCGGCGGTTTGCTGATCGGCTGCCAATTGAAGAAAGACTATGCTGGCAAAGCGAAGCAGATCACCCAACTGGCCAACGAAGAAGGCGTTATCGCGCTGATCGCCGGTCCGGACGTGGTGCGTTTCACGCCGTCGCTGATCATCCCTGAGCAGGATGTGAAAGAGGGGCTGGCGCGATTCGCGCGCGCCGTGGCGCGCATTTGCAGCTAA
- the astA gene encoding arginine N-succinyltransferase, producing MMIIRPIERRDLADLLTLAGKSGIGLTSLPQNEDTLSARIERALKTWQGELPQSDQCYLFVLEDSERRQAVGVCAIEVAVGLAEPWYSFRVGTQVHASKQLNVYKSVPTLFLSNDHTGHSELCTLFLDPDYRHGENGKLLSKVRFLFIAAFRERFSRRLIAEMRGFSDENGRSPFWESVGHRFFSIEFAKADYLSGTGQKAFIAELMPKHPLYVDFLAEDAQKVIGEVHPQTLPARRLLEAEGLSYQGYVDIFDGGPTLEAEIDHIRAVKQSRLVKVVLDDTPMRADAPVHLVANDNYQNYRALLVNADLYDDRLHINAATAAALGVEQGSPVRVLPLIAQEKA from the coding sequence ATGATGATTATTCGCCCTATAGAGCGTCGCGATCTGGCGGATTTACTGACGCTTGCCGGTAAATCCGGCATCGGTCTCACTTCACTGCCGCAGAATGAAGATACCTTGTCGGCGCGCATTGAGCGGGCGTTAAAAACCTGGCAAGGCGAACTTCCGCAAAGTGACCAGTGTTATTTATTCGTATTGGAAGACAGCGAGCGCCGGCAGGCGGTGGGGGTCTGCGCGATCGAAGTGGCCGTTGGCCTGGCGGAACCCTGGTACAGCTTCCGCGTCGGCACGCAGGTGCACGCCTCCAAACAGCTGAACGTCTATAAATCGGTGCCGACGCTGTTCCTCAGCAACGACCATACCGGCCATTCGGAGCTGTGTACGCTGTTCCTCGATCCGGATTATCGCCACGGCGAGAACGGCAAGCTGCTGTCGAAGGTGCGTTTCCTGTTTATCGCCGCGTTCCGTGAACGCTTCTCCCGGCGCCTGATAGCCGAGATGCGCGGTTTCTCCGATGAAAACGGCCGTTCGCCGTTCTGGGAGAGCGTCGGTCACCGTTTCTTCTCCATCGAGTTCGCCAAGGCGGACTACCTGAGCGGCACCGGGCAAAAGGCGTTTATCGCCGAGCTGATGCCGAAACATCCGTTGTATGTCGATTTCCTGGCCGAAGACGCGCAGAAAGTGATCGGTGAGGTGCACCCACAAACCCTGCCGGCGCGCCGCCTACTGGAGGCGGAAGGCCTGAGCTATCAGGGCTACGTCGATATCTTCGACGGCGGCCCGACGCTGGAAGCCGAGATCGACCACATCCGTGCGGTGAAGCAGAGCCGCCTGGTGAAAGTGGTACTGGATGACACGCCGATGCGCGCCGATGCGCCGGTGCATCTGGTGGCCAACGACAACTATCAGAACTACCGCGCACTGCTGGTCAATGCCGATCTGTATGACGACCGCCTGCATATCAACGCCGCCACCGCCGCGGCGCTGGGCGTCGAGCAGGGCAGCCCGGTGCGGGTGCTCCCCCTTATTGCACAGGAGAAAGCATGA